One genomic region from Vannielia litorea encodes:
- a CDS encoding protein-L-isoaspartate O-methyltransferase family protein: protein MSVYDTRRTMMVDNQVRPSDVTKFPIIDAMLKIRREAYVPDEKREAAYMGENLELAPGRVMLEPRTFAKMLDALDIGPADMVLDLGCGLGYSAAVLAEMADTVVALEQDEHLASEAEAILAREEVMNAVVLTGPLAEGAAKHGPYDAIIVEGGVGVLPEAIEGQLKEGGRIACLMMEGTLGTVKIGSKQGGRIAWRFAFNASAPVLPGFEATREFAL from the coding sequence ATGAGCGTCTACGACACCCGCCGCACGATGATGGTCGACAACCAGGTCCGTCCCTCCGATGTGACCAAGTTTCCCATCATCGACGCCATGCTGAAAATCCGTCGCGAGGCCTATGTGCCAGACGAGAAGCGCGAGGCTGCCTACATGGGCGAAAACCTCGAACTGGCGCCGGGCCGGGTGATGCTGGAGCCACGCACCTTCGCCAAGATGCTCGATGCGCTCGATATCGGCCCGGCCGACATGGTGCTCGATCTGGGCTGCGGGCTGGGTTATTCGGCGGCGGTGCTGGCCGAGATGGCCGATACCGTGGTCGCGCTGGAACAGGATGAGCACCTCGCCTCCGAGGCCGAGGCGATCCTTGCCCGCGAAGAGGTGATGAACGCCGTGGTCCTGACCGGCCCGCTGGCCGAGGGCGCCGCCAAGCACGGCCCCTATGATGCCATCATCGTTGAGGGTGGCGTGGGCGTGCTGCCCGAGGCCATCGAGGGCCAGCTCAAGGAGGGCGGCCGCATCGCCTGCCTGATGATGGAAGGCACGCTGGGCACCGTGAAGATCGGCAGCAAGCAGGGAGGCCGCATCGCATGGCGTTTCGCCTTCAATGCCTCCGCACCGGTTCTGCCGGGTTTCGAGGCGACCCGAGAATTCGCCCTCTGA